One Triticum dicoccoides isolate Atlit2015 ecotype Zavitan chromosome 5B, WEW_v2.0, whole genome shotgun sequence genomic window carries:
- the LOC119306032 gene encoding uncharacterized protein LOC119306032: MIFLPSHSQRECQRTQRRHILRQQLTYRTRRLCSWVSMLNGDTDGCPSSTNKLEIPSPAEITSRVERESTPSRQNIGGAIQELKTTVISLFTKYCYFLYLRPNQALAELEPSSANKGHRVLIVSHWTPMVDILQWTLEVI, encoded by the exons ATGATATTCCTCCCGTCCCATAGCCAACGGGAGTGTCAGCGCACCCAGCGGCGGCACATCTTGCGGCAGCAATTGACGTATCGGACCAGGCGGCTGTGTAGCTG GGTGTCCATGTTGAACGGAGACACCGATGGTTGCCCTTCAAGCACCAACAAATTGGAAATTCCAAGCCCTGCTGAGATTACGAGCAGAGTGGAAAGGGAATCAACACCATCACGCCAAAACATTGGAG GAGCAATCCAAGAGCTAAAAACTACAGTGATCTCACTATTCACCAAGTATTGTTATTTTCTATACCTACGTCCTAATCAG GCCCTAGCAGAGCTTGAACCTTCTTCAGCAAATAAGGGTCACCGAGTTCTTATAGTCAGTCACTGGACCCCAATGGTTGATATCCTTCAATGGACACTGGAAGTAATATGA